A single window of Dendropsophus ebraccatus isolate aDenEbr1 chromosome 5, aDenEbr1.pat, whole genome shotgun sequence DNA harbors:
- the LOC138794195 gene encoding mucin-22-like, with amino-acid sequence MGHGTDLLTISNGSTDLLTISNGSTDHLTISNGSTDLLTISNGSTDLLTISNGSTDHLTISNGSTDLLTISNGSTDLLTISNGSTDHLTISNGSTDLLTISNGSTDLLTISNGRTDLLTISNGSTDHLTISNGSTDLLTISNGSTDLLTISNGSTDLLTISNGSTDLLTISNGSTDHLTISNGSTDLLTISNGSTDLLTISNGSTDLLTISNGSTDLLTISNGSTDLLTISNGSTDLLTISNSITDLLTISNGSTDLLTISNSITDLLTISNGSTDLLTISNGSTDLLTISNGSTDLLTISNGSTDLLTISNGSTDSLTTFSTGSTDSPAPLLTFSGPLLIAELIPEMVAVPDKPRCCAWLFNAVRGDTYMGIFLINIQNVSFFQ; translated from the exons ATGGGGCATGG CACTGATCTCCTCACCATCTCTAATGGCAGCACTGACCTCCTCACCATCTCTAATGGCAGCACTGACCACCTCACCATCTCTAATGGCAGCACTGATCTCCTCACCATCTCTAATGGCAGCACTGACCTCCTCACCATCTCTAATGGCAGCACTGACCACCTCACCATCTCTAATGGCAGCACTGACCTCCTCACCATCTCTAATGGCAGCACTGACCTCCTCACCATCTCTAATGGCAGCACTGACCACCTCACCATCTCTAATGGCAGCACTGACCTCCTCACCATCTCTAATGGCAGCACTGATCTCCTCACCATCTCTAATGGCAGAACTGACCTCCTCACTATCTCTAATGGCAGCACTGACCACCTCACCATCTCTAATGGCAGCACTGATCTCCTCACCATCTCTAATGGCAGCACTGACCTCCTCACCATCTCTAATGGCAGCACTGACCTCCTCACCATCTCTAATGGCAGCACTGACCTCCTCACCATCTCTAATGGCAGCACTGACCACCTCACCATCTCTAATGGCAGCACTGACCTCCTCACCATCTCTAATGGCAGCACTGACCTCCTCACCATCTCTAATGGCAGCACTGACCTCCTCACCATCTCTAATGGCAGCACTGACCTCCTCACCATCTCTAATGGCAGCACTGACCTCCTCACCATCTCTAATGGCAGCACTGACCTCCTCACCATCTCTAATAGCATAACTGACCTCCTCACCATCTCTAATGGCAGCACTGACCTCCTCACCATCTCTAATAGCATAACTGACCTCCTCACCATCTCTAATGGCAGCACTGACCTCCTCACCATCTCTAATGGCAGCACTGACCTCCTCACCATCTCTAATGGCAGCACTGACCTCCTCACCATCTCTAATGGCAGCACTGACCTCCTCACCATCTCTAATGGCAGCACTGACTCCCTCACTACCTTTTCAACtggcagcactgactccccagcacctcttctTACATTTTCGGGACCTCTTTTAATAGCAGAACTGATCCCAGAGATGGTGGCAGTACCTGACAAGCCCAGGTGCTGTGCCTGGCTCTTTAACGCTGTAAGGGGGGATACTTACATGGGGATTTTCCTTATTAATATTCAGAACGTTTCGTTTTTCCAGTAA